A single region of the Aurantiacibacter sp. MUD11 genome encodes:
- the nhaA gene encoding Na+/H+ antiporter NhaA: protein MAQPSFLRSAVRNFSALFKADAFEGILLIAVAITAMVIANSGVAGAYFELFNGYLWSKDVFYLNTVHLWINDGLMVIFFFVVGLEVKRELINGNLSDPQQRNLPVIAAIAGMAVPIIVFLGVSGGAAEYRSGMAIPAATDIAFAMGVVGLLGSRVPASLRLFLLTVAIVDDIGAVAIIAIFYSDPKVTWLLISLAVLIGMFAMNRFKVSSMWPFVIGTVVLWYCVLNSGVHATIAGVLAAFTIPMRTKDGNSMLENAEHALVPWSAYLVVPIFGFANAGVSLEGLGFDALLDPLPLAIAAGLVLGKQVGIFSAVWAAVKLGIVSKPPGCTWAEVWGVSILCGIGFTMSLFIGELAFPGSGEMARLLRDEAKIGILTGSLISAVLGYAVLRMTTTHPEEVDDPRDPVV from the coding sequence ATGGCCCAACCAAGTTTTCTACGCTCTGCCGTCCGTAACTTCAGCGCGCTGTTCAAGGCCGATGCCTTCGAAGGGATTCTGCTGATTGCCGTCGCCATCACGGCGATGGTCATCGCCAATTCCGGTGTCGCCGGCGCCTATTTCGAGCTGTTCAACGGCTACCTCTGGTCGAAGGACGTCTTCTACCTCAACACCGTCCACCTGTGGATCAACGACGGGTTGATGGTGATCTTCTTCTTCGTCGTCGGCCTCGAGGTTAAGCGCGAGCTGATCAATGGCAACCTGTCCGATCCGCAGCAGCGCAACCTGCCCGTCATCGCCGCCATCGCCGGCATGGCCGTGCCGATCATCGTCTTCCTCGGCGTCAGCGGCGGAGCGGCGGAATACCGTTCCGGCATGGCCATCCCGGCCGCGACGGACATCGCCTTCGCCATGGGCGTGGTCGGCCTGCTGGGCAGCCGCGTCCCCGCTTCGCTGCGCCTGTTCCTGCTGACCGTGGCCATCGTCGACGATATCGGCGCGGTCGCGATCATCGCGATCTTCTATTCCGACCCCAAGGTTACCTGGCTGCTGATCTCGCTGGCCGTGCTGATCGGGATGTTCGCGATGAACCGCTTCAAGGTCAGCAGCATGTGGCCCTTCGTCATCGGCACGGTGGTGCTGTGGTACTGCGTGCTCAACTCGGGCGTCCACGCCACCATCGCCGGCGTGCTGGCAGCCTTCACCATCCCGATGCGCACCAAGGACGGCAATTCCATGCTGGAAAATGCCGAACACGCGCTGGTGCCGTGGAGCGCCTACCTGGTGGTGCCGATCTTCGGCTTCGCCAATGCCGGCGTCAGCCTCGAAGGGCTGGGCTTCGATGCCCTGCTCGACCCGCTGCCGCTGGCGATCGCCGCCGGCCTGGTGCTGGGCAAGCAGGTGGGCATCTTCAGCGCCGTATGGGCCGCGGTGAAGCTCGGCATCGTCAGCAAGCCGCCTGGCTGCACCTGGGCCGAGGTATGGGGCGTATCCATCCTCTGCGGCATCGGCTTCACCATGAGCCTGTTCATCGGCGAACTGGCCTTCCCGGGTTCGGGCGAAATGGCGCGCCTGCTGCGTGACGAGGCCAAGATCGGCATCCTCACCGGCTCGCTGATCTCGGCCGTGCTGGGCTATGCCGTGCTGCGCATGACCACGACCCACCCGGAAGAGGTGGACGATCCGCGCGATCCGGTGGTCTGA
- a CDS encoding DUF3297 family protein, whose protein sequence is MSDENSTDLPPDHLAIDPRSEFFDADKLQRGVAIRFKGKQRNDIEEYCISEGWVRVQAGKTVDRKGRPLTIKLNGPVEAWYEDLGADAPVAKAG, encoded by the coding sequence ATGAGCGACGAAAACAGCACCGACCTTCCGCCCGACCACCTTGCCATCGATCCGCGCAGCGAGTTCTTCGATGCCGACAAGCTGCAGCGCGGCGTGGCCATCCGCTTCAAGGGCAAGCAGCGCAACGATATCGAGGAGTATTGCATCTCCGAGGGCTGGGTGCGCGTACAGGCCGGCAAGACGGTGGACCGCAAGGGTCGCCCGCTGACGATCAAGCTGAACGGCCCGGTCGAAGCCTGGTACGAAGACCTGGGCGCAGACGCGCCCGTCGCCAAGGCTGGCTAA